The genomic stretch CCGAAGCAGGGAAACCTTATGGCATAAAGGCGCCACTTCAGGTTTGACGCAAATCGTTAAAGAAATGCGTATTGATGACGATCAGGATTGTGTATGGCTTCGCGTTGAAGTGCAGGGAAATGGTGCCAGCTGCCACGTAGGCTATCGCTCCTGCTTTTACCGAAGTGTACCAACCGGTGATGATTTCCAGAAGAAAGACGGTGAACTCCACTTTGAGGAAGACGAGAAAGTCTTTGATCCAAAAGAAGTGTATGGAGATGCACCAAATCCTACCAAGCTCTGATTAGAGGTGCAGGGGCTTTAGAATATCTTTGATTCTCTAATTTCAGCATTATACCGGTTCTGTATGCTCTGCGCAGGAACCTTATGTATTTTGTGCCAGATCTATACTCAGAAATTTGTAAAACAAAAAAGCACAAACCCGTTTCCGGATTTGTGCTTTAATTTTATCTAAACAAATTCCCGTTAAGCGTACACTTCAGGACTTTTTCTTTTCTTGATTCTTCCGCTGCCTTTAGACTTACTAAATGGCTCGCTTCCGCCTTTTCCTTTACGCTTTCCTTTGCCATAAGATTTCCCTGATGACTTTGATGATGATCCTGATGAAGAACCACCGGTATCAGGTTTAGCCAGCTCTACAGAAAGATCCCGGCCTTCAAACTGAGTGCCATTTACAGCATCAAACAATTTGGAATCGAAGCCTTCTTCCACTTCAAAGAAAGAGAAGTTATTCTGGATGTCGATTTTACCGAAATTCGGCTTTTTACCATTCAATTGTTCGTTTACAACACCCATCAATCGGGCTGGATTAAGTCCGTCACGGTTTCCAACATTCAGGAAATAACGGGTAAAACCCTCTTCTGCATGACGTCCGCTACCACCAGAATTACTTCTTCCATTACTCTTACGAGAAGAATTCTTACGGTTATTATTATTTTTGGATCGTCCGGCTGAAGCGTTGATATCACCTGCTTCTTCGTAATATTCCAGGATCTGGTTGAATTCCATGGATACAAAGTGTTGAATCAATTCCTGCCAGCCCAGATCAGCTAATTTCTCATAAACCTGTGGCAAGTACTTTTCAATCTGTTTTTCGTTTACTTCAGTGGCTCTGAGTTTGTCTACCATGTCCATCATCCGAACACCACAAACTTCTTCACCCTTAGGAACTTCCTGCTTGATGAAATCTTTTCCTGACATTTTTTCCAGTGCACGAATTCTACCCATTTCACGAGTATGAATGATTGATACCGCAATGCCGCTATTTCCGGCACGTCCGGTTCTTCCACTTCGGTGAATGTACACTTCCAGATCATCTGGTAAGTTGTAGTTAATTACATGAGTCAGGTTATCGACATCAAGTCCACGCGCAGCCACATCAGTAGCTACCAGTAATTGTAATTCTTTGGTACGGAAACGATTCATAACCTCATCGCGCTGTGCCTGAGATAAATCTCCATTCAGTAAATCAGCGTTATATCCTTCTTTCGAAAGCTTGGAAGCTACTTCAGAAGTCTCACGACGGGTTCGGCAGAAAATAATACCATAGATATCAGGATTTACATCTGCAATTCGTTTAAGAGCGTCGTAACGGTCTTTGGCGTGAACCATATAGTAATGGTGTTCTACATTCAGTGCTCCTGAGTTACGGGCATTCACTTCAATCTCTTCCGGATTGTTCATGTACTTATGAGCCATTTTGGAAATCTGCTTTGGCATCGTGGCAGAGAAAAGCAGGGTTTGCTTTCCTTTCGGTGTGTCAGCTAAGATCGCATCCAGATCATCCTGAAATCCCATATTCAGCATTTCATCTGCTTCATCAAGTACCAGCGAGCGCACATTGCTGACATCCAGCTTACGCCGGCGAATCAGATCCAGCATACGGCCGGGAGTTCCAATTACAACTTGTACACCGTTGTTCAGTGCACGAATTTGAGTAGAGATATTTGCACCACCATAAACCGCAACGGTTTTAATTCCTTTTTGGTGCTTGGCGTATGACTTCAGGTCTTTGGCTATTTGTATGGCAAGCTCACGTGTTGGTGAAAGCACCAATACCTGAACGTTGTCTGAGTTAGCATCAACTTGTTGTAGTACCGGCATTCCAAATGCACCGGTTTTACCGGTTCCGGTTTGGGCAAGCGCAATCAGGTCGCGCTGAGAAGCCAGAATAGTGGGAATAGCCCGTTTCTGTACTTCGGTTGGAGTTTCAAAGCCAAGATCTGCAACAGCTTGACATATTTCGGGCGATAAGCCCAGTTCTTTGAACGATGACATAAATTATATTCAGTTTTATCCCGTACAAAGAATTTTGTGCTGCGCGTTAACTTGCCCGGAATCATTATTTGGTAAGGTGAGCTAATGACAAGAGGCAAGCACGACTGCTTGATTCATAAAGGCCAGCAAGGTTCTATAAACCTGAAAGATTTTCTTTCGAAAATGGGTTTGTTCCAGTCTTATCGCGAACTCACAAATTCAGTAAGCCTTAAAAGTACGAATAAAATCCTTCTGATATGAAATCTTTCCGAAAAATCTTTTCTTTATGAAGCTGAT from Gracilimonas sp. encodes the following:
- the hisI gene encoding phosphoribosyl-AMP cyclohydrolase; its protein translation is MSDITFKKRITVEQVEEGTELVPKFQDDGLIPVVTTDYESGELLMHGYMNEEAFKKTIELGEAVYYSRSRETLWHKGATSGLTQIVKEMRIDDDQDCVWLRVEVQGNGASCHVGYRSCFYRSVPTGDDFQKKDGELHFEEDEKVFDPKEVYGDAPNPTKL
- a CDS encoding DEAD/DEAH box helicase → MSSFKELGLSPEICQAVADLGFETPTEVQKRAIPTILASQRDLIALAQTGTGKTGAFGMPVLQQVDANSDNVQVLVLSPTRELAIQIAKDLKSYAKHQKGIKTVAVYGGANISTQIRALNNGVQVVIGTPGRMLDLIRRRKLDVSNVRSLVLDEADEMLNMGFQDDLDAILADTPKGKQTLLFSATMPKQISKMAHKYMNNPEEIEVNARNSGALNVEHHYYMVHAKDRYDALKRIADVNPDIYGIIFCRTRRETSEVASKLSKEGYNADLLNGDLSQAQRDEVMNRFRTKELQLLVATDVAARGLDVDNLTHVINYNLPDDLEVYIHRSGRTGRAGNSGIAVSIIHTREMGRIRALEKMSGKDFIKQEVPKGEEVCGVRMMDMVDKLRATEVNEKQIEKYLPQVYEKLADLGWQELIQHFVSMEFNQILEYYEEAGDINASAGRSKNNNNRKNSSRKSNGRSNSGGSGRHAEEGFTRYFLNVGNRDGLNPARLMGVVNEQLNGKKPNFGKIDIQNNFSFFEVEEGFDSKLFDAVNGTQFEGRDLSVELAKPDTGGSSSGSSSKSSGKSYGKGKRKGKGGSEPFSKSKGSGRIKKRKSPEVYA